Part of the bacterium genome is shown below.
CCCAGCAAGGCCGCGCCGTCCTCACGCTAAGCGATGACAAAGGAGCATGTGACCACGGAGCCATGATCGGCTTCTTCAACGAGAATAACAAGATTCGCTTTAACGTCAATCTGAGAGCCGTCGAGGCATCCCTCCTGCGCGTGGACCCGCGCGTCCTGAAACTGGGACGCATCATTGCCGGAGGCGATCAATGACCTCCGCTGTCCCGCGCAAGAAACCGATAAAGAACCTTCGCCGCTGGCTCATCAACATGTCGATCCAGCGCAAGATCACGCTGATCATCGTCGCCGTCACGCTGATTGCCGTCGCCTTGACCACTGCGTCCTTTATGGTCTATGATAACATAGTCGCCAAAAAGCAGCTCGCCGTACGCATGACGACCTTGGCGGACATGATCGGTGACAACTGCCTGGCCGCGTTGACGTTTATGGACCCCGATGACGCGGAACGCACGCTCAAATCGCTGGACGCTGACGCCAATATCGAAGAAGCTGCCGTCTGGGACGCGCAAAACAACCTGTTCGCGCTCTATCAGCGCAACAAAGGCGCGCGCGTGCCGATACTTGGCCTCGACGGCCACTACTTCACCAAAACCCATCTGACCGTCACCCGTACGCTGCAATTCAGCGGCGGAAACGTCGGCCGCATCATGATTCGCTCGAATCTCCAGCATCTGGTCTCGCGCCAACGTCAGTATAGTGCCATCGCCTTCCTACTCGCCATGCTGTCACTCGGTATCGCCACGCTACTCGCGGCAAAGTACCAGCGAATCATCTCGAACCCGATTGTCTCGCTTGCCGAAGTCGCGCGCGGTGTTACAGAAAGCCGCGACTATTCCGTGCGCGCGCATCGTCTCGGCAATGATGAAGT
Proteins encoded:
- a CDS encoding HAMP domain-containing protein encodes the protein MTSAVPRKKPIKNLRRWLINMSIQRKITLIIVAVTLIAVALTTASFMVYDNIVAKKQLAVRMTTLADMIGDNCLAALTFMDPDDAERTLKSLDADANIEEAAVWDAQNNLFALYQRNKGARVPILGLDGHYFTKTHLTVTRTLQFSGGNVGRIMIRSNLQHLVSRQRQYSAIAFLLAMLSLGIATLLAAKYQRIISNPIVSLAEVARGVTESRDYSVRAHRLGNDEVGLLIESFNNMLSEIQRRDSDLLPRAGRPPGTRR